Proteins co-encoded in one Corylus avellana chromosome ca9, CavTom2PMs-1.0 genomic window:
- the LOC132192342 gene encoding serine/threonine-protein kinase KIPK2, translating to MGSFSGTCEIVEAGDEVNMGQHSRGTYDKDRKLPMLKLGYKDSLEDDINHLFEAITLKASTKGLGISQQAGTSPLRKSALKRPITVGAPHSPGIGNSEPVTLKQALRELCLSKASEMAAMKRLSKSTSSPGVSEAGRIKTLYHAVVVEASGSGPSLDKEEGSVVEISLVPEESKFNSSGKMPEQEKMPNMKSSSQSAHSSSQYAVTTLDNNTGNIPLQDETVSSPRKVGAHTPKVELLQKEKHTSAPSPSSSSTVRNILEMVENDPASTKLANKALVPKPMRKGRSQPVSSSSSIVGNRVGKISRNTLRSVKPVVRNKSSVKKKLKQNSSSSACSSSAYNKVNNDLDPRTTQVVCERCQCTLKNASKQVSVTSYSIGPNDEVSPSNEHSGASKPGITSNSSNKSKASMKLKKNTKSKEKGEFSQSSKSSQGEYSSSTSISDESNVSGSSCGNRPHMSKDVRWEAIRHVQMQNGVMGLRHFNLLKKLGCGDIGTVYLAELISTNCLFAIKVMDNEFLARRKKMPRAQTEREILRMLDHPFLPTLYAQFTSDNLSCLVMEYCPGGDLHVLRQKQLGRSFPEPAARFYVAEVLLALEYLHMLGVVYRDLKPENILVREDGHIMLTDFDLSLRCTVSPTLLKSSSFNADPVKTSGPCTDSSCAQPFCIEPSCQVPCFSPRFLPAAARARKLKVDVASQVRSLPQLVAEPTDARSNSFVGTHEYLAPEIIKGEGHGAAVDWWTFGIFLYELLYGRTPFKGCNNEETLANVVLQSLKFPDSPLVSCQARDLIRGLLVKEPENRFGSEKGAAEIKQHPFFEGLNWALIRCTIPPELPEFCDFGFPSTGSQETKSKFLECKTTGEHLEFELF from the exons ATGGGTTCATTTTCTGGAACTTGTGAAATTGTTGAAGCAGGGGATGAGGTGAATATGGGTCAGCATTCTAGGGGAACTTATGACAAAGATCGGAAGCTTCCTATGCTAAAACTCGGATATAAGGATTCTCTGGAAGATGATATTAATCATCTTTTTGAGGCAATTACTCTTAAAGCTTCGACCAAGGGATTAGGTATTTCACAGCAAGCAGGAACAAGCCCTTTAAGGAAAAGTGCCTTAAAAAGGCCAATCACAGTTGGTGCGCCCCATTCACCAGGAATTGGGAATTCAGAACCTGTGACTCTAAAGCAGGCATTAAGGGAGCTATGCCTTTCTAAGGCATCAGAAATGGCTGCAATGAAACGGTTATCAAAGTCGACTAGTTCTCCAGGAGTCTCAGAAGCCGGACGGATAAAAACATTGTACCATGCAGTTGTGGTTGAAGCTAGTGGATCTGGCCCGTCCTTAGATAAAGAGGAAGGGAGTGTGGTTGAAATATCACTTGTGCCAGAAGAAAGCAAATTCAATTCTTCTGGGAAGATGCCCGAGCAGGAAAAAATGCCCAATATGAAGTCATCAAGCCAAAGTGCTCATTCTTCTTCTCAATATGCTGTTACAACATTAGATAATAATACGGGGAACATACCATTACAAGATGAGACTGTTTCTTCACCAAGGAAAGTTGGGGCTCACACGCCAAAGGTAGAGCTTTTACAGAAAGAGAAGCATACATCTGCACCTTCTCCATCTTCTTCTAGTACCGTTCGCAACATATTAGAGATGGTTGAAAACGATCCTGCCTCAACCAAGTTAGCAAATAAAGCATTGGTACCAAAACCCATGCGGAAAGGCAGGTCGCAGCCTGTATCTTCTTCTAGCTCAATCGTTGGCAATAGGGTGGGCAAGATATCCAGGAATACTCTCCGCTCAGTTAAACCGGTGGTTAGGAACAAGAGTTCTGTTAAGAAGAAACTAAAGCAGAACTCAAGTTCTTCTGCATGCAGTTCTAGTGCATATAACAAAGTTAATAATGACTTGGATCCTCGTACAACTCAAGTGGTTTGTGAGAGATGCCAATGCACTTTGAAGAATGCAAGCAAACAAGTTTCTGTTACATCCTACTCGATCGGTCCAAATGATGAGGTAAGCCCAAGTAATGAGCACTCTGGAGCGAGCAAGCCAGGCATCACTTCAAACAGCAGTAATAAAAGCAAAGCCAGtatgaaattgaaaaagaacacaaaatcAAAGGAGAAGGGGGAGTTTtcccaaagttcaaaaagtAGCCAAGGTGAGTATAGTAGTAGTACGAGTATCAGTGATGAGAGCAATGTGAGTGGGTCTAGTTGTGGCAATAGACCTCACATGTCAAAGGATGTGAGATGGGAAGCCATCCGTCATGTACAAATGCAGAATGGAGTCATGGGGTTGAGACACTTCAATCTTCTAAAGAAGCTCGGCTGCGGTGACATTGGAACTGTATATCTTGCTGAGCTGATTAGTACGAATTGTCTATTTGCTATAAAGGTCATGGACAATGAGTTTTTGGCTAGAAGGAAGAAGATGCCTAGGGCTCAAACAGAAAGAGAAATATTGAGGATGCTGGATCATCCTTTTCTCCCAACTCTATATGCCCAATTCACATCAGATAATCTATCATGCTTAGTTATGGAGTATTGTCCAGGTGGAGATCTTCACGTCCTTCGGCAGAAGCAGCTTGGCAGGAGTTTTCCTGAACCAGCAGCGAG GTTTTATGTTGCTGAAGTCCTCCTTGCTTTGGAGTACTTGCACATGCTTGGAGTTGTGTATCGGGATTTGAAACCAGAGAACATTCTTGTCAGGGAAGATGGTCACATTATGCTCACGGACTTTGACCTTTCACTCAGATGTACTGTGAGTCCAACTCTTCTGAAGTCATCTTCGTTCAATGCGGATCCTGTTAAGACGTCTGGTCCATGTACAGATTCTAGCTGTGCTCAGCCTTTCTGCATTGAACCATCCTGTCAAGTCCCATGTTTCAGCCCTAGGTTTTTACCTGCTGCTGCAAGAGCAAGGAAGTTAAAAGTTGATGTTGCATCCCAGGTGCGATCATTGCCACAGCTTGTGGCTGAGCCCACCGATGCACGATCCAATTCCTTTGTTGGCACCCATGAATACTTGGCTCCAGAGATCATCAAAGGAGAGGGTCATGGAGCTGCAGTTGATTGGTGGACatttggtatctttctttatgAGCTTCTTTATGGTAGAACACCCTTCAAAGGTTGTAACAATGAAGAGACCTTAGCCAATGTAGTGTTGCAGAGTCTCAAATTCCCTGACAGCCCACTTGTCAGCTGCCAGGCAAGAGATCTCATAAGAGGGCTGTTGGTAAAGGAGCCAGAGAATCGGTTCGGATCTGAGAAAGGGGCTGCTGAGATTAAGCAGCACCCATTCTTTGAAGGCCTGAATTGGGCATTGATACGTTGCACCATTCCACCAGAGCTACCTGAGTTTTGTGACTTTGGATTTCCAAGCACGGGTTCCCAGGAAACAAAGAGCAAGTTTTTGGAGTGTAAAACTACAGGAGAGCACCTGGAGTTTGAATTGTTTTAG